A genome region from Streptomyces sp. S4.7 includes the following:
- the alr gene encoding alanine racemase, translating into MTGTVHTSALRGRAEIDLGALRGNVRALRARLAPGAGLMAVVKSDAYGHGALPCARAALDAGALWLGTATPHEALALRDAGIRAPILCWLWTPGDPWREGIEAGLDMSVSAMWALREVTRAAREAGRTARIQLKADTGLGRNGCQPADWPELVAAARAAEVAGTVRVTGLWSHFACADEPGHPSTAAQLDVFHELVAYAEKAGIEPEVRHIANSPAALTLPESHFDLVRTGIALYGISPSCELGSSAEFGLRPVMTLTASVALVKRVPEGHGVSYGHRYRTPAETTLGLIPLGYADGVPRHASGKGPVLVGGEVRRVAGRIAMDQFVVDLGTGPDADAVREGAPAVLFGPGDRGEPTAADWAEAADTIAYEIVTRIGPRVPRVYVDGADGQEEGVGGDGRGAGR; encoded by the coding sequence ATGACCGGAACCGTTCATACCTCAGCCCTTCGGGGGCGCGCCGAGATCGATCTCGGCGCGCTCCGCGGGAACGTCCGCGCCCTGCGGGCGCGCCTCGCGCCCGGCGCCGGCCTGATGGCCGTCGTGAAGTCCGACGCCTACGGGCACGGCGCGCTGCCCTGCGCGCGGGCCGCGCTCGACGCCGGGGCGCTCTGGCTCGGGACCGCGACGCCGCACGAGGCGCTCGCGCTGCGTGACGCCGGGATCCGGGCCCCGATCCTGTGCTGGCTGTGGACCCCCGGCGACCCCTGGCGCGAGGGCATCGAGGCCGGTCTCGACATGTCCGTCTCCGCGATGTGGGCCCTGCGCGAGGTGACGCGGGCCGCGCGGGAGGCCGGGCGGACCGCGCGGATCCAGCTCAAGGCCGACACCGGACTCGGCCGCAACGGGTGCCAGCCCGCCGACTGGCCCGAACTCGTCGCCGCGGCCCGCGCCGCCGAGGTCGCTGGCACCGTCCGCGTCACCGGCCTGTGGTCGCACTTCGCGTGCGCGGACGAGCCCGGCCACCCGTCGACCGCCGCGCAGCTCGATGTGTTCCACGAACTGGTCGCGTACGCCGAGAAGGCGGGCATCGAGCCCGAGGTCCGGCACATCGCGAACTCCCCGGCCGCCCTCACCCTCCCCGAGTCGCACTTCGATCTCGTACGGACCGGCATCGCGCTCTACGGCATCTCACCCAGCTGCGAACTGGGCAGCTCCGCGGAGTTCGGGCTGCGGCCCGTGATGACGCTCACCGCGTCCGTGGCGCTGGTGAAGAGGGTCCCCGAGGGCCACGGCGTCAGTTACGGCCACCGGTACCGCACCCCCGCCGAGACGACCCTCGGCCTGATCCCCCTGGGATACGCGGACGGCGTCCCGCGCCACGCGTCCGGCAAGGGCCCCGTGCTCGTCGGCGGGGAGGTGCGGCGGGTGGCGGGCCGGATCGCCATGGACCAGTTCGTGGTCGACCTCGGTACCGGCCCGGACGCCGACGCCGTCCGGGAGGGCGCGCCCGCCGTCCTGTTCGGGCCCGGTGACCGGGGTGAGCCGACCGCCGCCGACTGGGCCGAGGCGGCCGACACCATCGCGTACGAGATCGTGACCCGGATCGGTCCGCGCGTTCCCCGCGTCTATGTGGACGGCGCGGATGGGCAAGAAGAGGGTGTCGGCGGAGACGGACGAGGAGCGGGACGTTGA
- the rimI gene encoding ribosomal protein S18-alanine N-acetyltransferase, which produces MRWWDIETVLALEYDLFPEDAWSPGMFWSELAHARGPAATRRYVVAETPEGRIVGYAGLAAAGGLGDVQTIAAARDQWGTGLGSRLLTDLLQHATAFECEEVLLEVRVDNPRAQKLYERFGFEPVGFRRGYYQPGNVDALVMRLSLLDGPHGQGRTGIHG; this is translated from the coding sequence ATGCGCTGGTGGGACATCGAGACCGTGCTCGCCCTGGAGTACGACCTGTTCCCCGAGGACGCCTGGTCGCCCGGCATGTTCTGGTCCGAACTGGCCCACGCGCGCGGCCCGGCCGCCACCCGCCGCTACGTCGTCGCCGAGACCCCCGAGGGGCGGATCGTCGGCTACGCCGGACTCGCCGCCGCCGGCGGCCTCGGCGACGTACAGACCATCGCCGCCGCCCGGGACCAGTGGGGCACCGGGCTCGGCTCCCGGCTGCTCACCGATCTGCTCCAGCACGCCACCGCCTTCGAGTGCGAGGAGGTGCTGCTCGAAGTACGGGTGGACAACCCGCGCGCGCAGAAGCTGTACGAGCGCTTCGGCTTCGAGCCCGTCGGCTTCCGCCGGGGCTACTACCAGCCGGGCAACGTCGACGCGCTCGTCATGCGCCTGTCGTTGCTGGACGGCCCCCACGGACAAGGAAGAACTGGGATCCATGGCTGA
- a CDS encoding holo-ACP synthase, whose protein sequence is MIIGVGIDVAEIERFAAAMERTPAMADRLFSEPELLLPSGERRGIASLAARFAAKEALAKALGAPGGLHWTDAEVYVEESGQPRLRVRGTVAARAAELGVRAWHVSLSHDAGIASAVVIAEG, encoded by the coding sequence GTGATCATCGGGGTGGGGATCGATGTCGCGGAGATCGAACGTTTCGCGGCGGCAATGGAGCGCACACCGGCCATGGCCGACCGGCTGTTCTCGGAGCCGGAGTTGCTGCTGCCGAGCGGTGAGCGGCGCGGTATCGCCTCACTGGCCGCCCGCTTCGCGGCCAAGGAGGCACTGGCCAAGGCGCTCGGCGCGCCGGGCGGGCTGCACTGGACGGACGCCGAGGTGTACGTCGAGGAGAGCGGGCAGCCCCGGCTGCGGGTACGGGGGACCGTGGCGGCGCGGGCGGCGGAACTGGGCGTGCGGGCCTGGCACGTGTCGCTCAGTCATGACGCCGGGATCGCGTCGGCGGTGGTGATCGCGGAGGGGTGA
- a CDS encoding alpha/beta hydrolase, producing MSESTAGDLASAAAKAADAANGGGNWRLAGVAGTAIGVIAAGAAAGVAIERLTVGRGMRKKARLALDSAGPYGALRGTPGTAVADDGTELYFEVDDVDPETGAGAPRRRRLFGRKAPAPVTVVFSHGYCLNQDSWHFQRAALRGLVRTVFWDQRSHGRSGRGAAQQGPDAVPVSIDQLGRDLGAVIGEAAPEGPVVLVGHSMGGMTMMALAGHCPELVRDRVVGAAFVGSSSGRLGEVSFGLPVAGVNAVRRVLPGVLKALGSQTELVERGRRATADLFAGLIKRYSFSSKDVDPAVARFAERLIEGTPIDVVAEFYPAFTEHDKSDALPGFMDIPVLVLAGDRDLVTPSSHSEAIADLLPDSELVIVPDAGHLVMLEHPEAVTDRLADLLVRVGAVPAATNVGSYGSTAQPGS from the coding sequence TTGAGCGAGAGCACAGCGGGGGACCTGGCGTCGGCCGCCGCGAAGGCGGCCGACGCCGCCAACGGCGGAGGCAACTGGCGGCTGGCGGGTGTCGCCGGGACGGCGATAGGCGTGATCGCCGCCGGCGCCGCGGCGGGTGTCGCCATCGAGCGGCTGACCGTGGGCCGGGGCATGCGGAAGAAGGCCCGGCTCGCACTCGACTCGGCGGGGCCGTACGGCGCGCTGCGCGGCACCCCCGGCACGGCCGTCGCCGACGACGGCACCGAGCTGTACTTCGAGGTCGACGACGTCGACCCGGAGACCGGCGCGGGCGCCCCGCGCCGCCGACGGCTCTTCGGCCGCAAGGCCCCGGCGCCCGTCACCGTCGTCTTCAGCCACGGCTACTGCCTCAACCAGGACTCCTGGCACTTCCAGCGCGCCGCGCTGCGCGGTCTGGTGCGGACCGTCTTCTGGGACCAGCGCAGCCACGGCCGCTCCGGCCGGGGCGCCGCGCAGCAGGGCCCGGACGCCGTGCCCGTCTCCATCGACCAGCTCGGCCGCGACCTCGGGGCGGTCATCGGCGAGGCCGCGCCCGAGGGCCCGGTCGTCCTCGTCGGCCACTCCATGGGCGGTATGACGATGATGGCCCTCGCGGGCCACTGCCCCGAACTCGTAAGGGACCGGGTCGTCGGCGCCGCGTTCGTCGGGTCCTCCAGCGGCAGACTCGGCGAGGTCAGCTTCGGGCTGCCGGTGGCGGGGGTGAACGCCGTACGCCGCGTACTGCCCGGCGTGCTGAAGGCGCTCGGCTCGCAGACCGAGCTGGTCGAACGGGGCCGGCGGGCCACCGCCGATCTCTTCGCCGGGCTGATCAAGCGCTACTCGTTCAGCTCGAAGGACGTGGACCCGGCCGTCGCGCGGTTCGCCGAGCGGCTGATCGAGGGGACGCCGATCGATGTGGTGGCGGAGTTCTACCCGGCGTTCACCGAGCACGACAAGTCGGACGCGCTGCCGGGCTTCATGGACATCCCGGTGCTGGTGCTGGCCGGGGACCGCGATCTCGTCACCCCCAGCTCGCACAGCGAGGCCATCGCGGACCTGCTGCCGGACTCCGAGCTGGTGATAGTGCCCGACGCCGGCCATCTCGTGATGCTGGAGCATCCGGAGGCGGTCACCGACCGGCTCGCCGACCTGCTGGTACGGGTGGGCGCCGTCCCGGCAGCCACTAACGTGGGTTCGTATGGAAGCACCGCACAGCCCGGCAGCTGA
- a CDS encoding NAD(P)H-hydrate dehydratase, with product MRTAYSVETVRTAERELMDRLPDGVLMQRAAAGLAAACADLLRRRGRVYGARVVLLVGSGDNGGDALYAGARLARRGAAVTAVLLAAGRAHAGGLAALSGAGGRLVDNTSAPSGPFDALAAADLVLDGITGIGGRGGLRPDAVPLARAARDSDAVVVAVDLPSGVEADSGEVVGDALRADVTLTFGTYKCAHLIDPAREYAGAVGLVDIGLGAVLPPVPELEGLQHADVARLLPVPTGESDKYRRGVVGVVAGSARYPGAAVLAVAGALHGGAGAVRYVGPAGDAVVARFPETLVHAGPPAKAGRVQAWVVGPGLGEEPGVRDALASDVPVLVDADGLRGLDAGVVRARTAPTLLTPHAGEAAALLEVPREEVESARLTAVRELAARYGATVLLKGSTTLVADPDTALPVRVNPTGTPWLATAGSGDVLSGLTGSLLAAGLGARDAGSVGAYLHGLAARSAARGAPVSAEDVGAALRGAWRDVSEEG from the coding sequence ATGCGTACTGCGTACAGCGTGGAGACCGTACGGACCGCCGAGCGGGAGCTGATGGACCGGCTCCCCGACGGCGTATTGATGCAGCGCGCGGCCGCCGGACTGGCCGCCGCGTGCGCGGATCTGCTGCGGCGGAGAGGGCGGGTGTACGGGGCGAGGGTCGTGCTGCTCGTCGGGAGCGGCGACAACGGCGGCGACGCCTTGTACGCCGGGGCCCGGCTCGCGCGGCGCGGGGCAGCGGTGACGGCCGTCCTGCTGGCGGCGGGGCGCGCGCACGCGGGCGGGCTGGCGGCGCTGTCGGGCGCGGGCGGGCGGCTCGTCGACAACACCTCCGCCCCCTCCGGCCCGTTCGACGCGCTGGCCGCCGCCGACCTCGTCCTGGACGGCATCACCGGCATCGGCGGGCGCGGCGGGCTGCGGCCCGACGCCGTACCCCTGGCACGCGCGGCGCGTGACTCGGACGCGGTGGTCGTGGCCGTCGACCTGCCGAGCGGGGTCGAGGCGGACAGCGGCGAGGTGGTGGGGGATGCGCTGCGCGCGGATGTGACGCTGACCTTCGGCACGTACAAGTGCGCCCATCTGATCGACCCGGCACGCGAGTACGCGGGGGCCGTGGGGCTCGTCGACATCGGGCTCGGCGCGGTGCTGCCGCCGGTGCCGGAGCTGGAGGGGCTCCAACACGCGGATGTGGCGCGGCTGTTGCCGGTGCCGACGGGCGAGAGTGACAAGTACCGGCGCGGTGTCGTCGGGGTCGTGGCCGGTTCGGCGCGCTATCCGGGGGCGGCGGTGCTCGCGGTGGCGGGCGCGCTGCACGGCGGCGCGGGGGCGGTGCGGTACGTCGGGCCCGCCGGGGACGCGGTCGTCGCCCGCTTCCCCGAGACGCTGGTCCACGCCGGTCCGCCGGCGAAGGCGGGCCGCGTCCAGGCCTGGGTGGTCGGTCCCGGTCTGGGCGAGGAGCCGGGCGTACGGGACGCGCTGGCGTCCGACGTGCCGGTCCTGGTCGACGCGGACGGTCTGCGCGGGCTGGACGCCGGGGTCGTACGGGCGCGTACGGCCCCCACGCTGCTCACCCCCCACGCGGGGGAGGCGGCGGCGCTGCTGGAGGTGCCCCGTGAGGAGGTCGAGTCGGCGCGGCTGACCGCGGTACGGGAACTGGCCGCCCGCTACGGCGCGACGGTGCTGCTGAAGGGCTCGACGACCCTGGTCGCCGACCCGGACACCGCGCTCCCCGTCCGGGTGAACCCCACGGGCACCCCCTGGCTGGCCACGGCGGGCAGCGGCGACGTCCTCTCGGGTCTGACGGGCTCCCTGCTCGCGGCGGGCCTCGGGGCACGGGACGCGGGGTCGGTGGGGGCGTATCTGCACGGTCTGGCGGCGCGGAGCGCGGCGCGGGGGGCGCCGGTGAGCGCGGAGGACGTGGGGGCGGCGCTGCGGGGGGCGTGGCGGGACGTGTCGGAGGAGGGCTGA
- the tsaE gene encoding tRNA (adenosine(37)-N6)-threonylcarbamoyltransferase complex ATPase subunit type 1 TsaE, protein MEAPHSPAAETGDRTAATARTTARVTVDSPERMSELGRRLAALLRPGDLVMLTGELGAGKTTLTRGLGAGLGVRGAVTSPTFVIARVHPSLTSGPPLVHVDAYRLGGGLDEMEDLDLDVSLPDSVVVVEWGEGKVEELSDDRLHVVIDRLVGAVDPLAAQDDRREVTLTGIGGRWSGVDLASLAA, encoded by the coding sequence ATGGAAGCACCGCACAGCCCGGCAGCTGAGACCGGCGACCGCACGGCCGCCACGGCCCGTACCACCGCCCGTGTCACCGTCGACTCACCTGAACGCATGAGCGAGCTGGGCCGCAGGCTCGCCGCTCTGCTGCGCCCCGGCGACCTGGTGATGCTCACCGGTGAACTCGGCGCCGGGAAGACGACGCTGACCCGTGGACTGGGCGCCGGGCTCGGCGTACGCGGCGCGGTCACGTCGCCGACCTTCGTCATCGCCCGGGTCCATCCCTCCCTGACCTCGGGACCGCCGCTCGTGCACGTGGACGCGTACCGGCTCGGCGGCGGCCTGGACGAGATGGAGGATCTGGACCTCGACGTGTCGCTGCCGGACTCGGTGGTGGTCGTGGAGTGGGGCGAGGGGAAGGTCGAGGAGCTGTCGGACGACCGGCTGCACGTGGTGATCGACCGTCTCGTGGGGGCCGTGGATCCGCTCGCCGCGCAGGACGACCGGCGCGAGGTCACCCTCACGGGCATCGGCGGGCGCTGGTCCGGCGTCGACCTGGCCTCACTGGCCGCCTGA
- the tsaB gene encoding tRNA (adenosine(37)-N6)-threonylcarbamoyltransferase complex dimerization subunit type 1 TsaB, producing the protein MLLLAVDTATPAVTVALHDGVSVLAAESQVDARRHGELLLPAVDRVLAGAGLALGAVTDLVVGVGPGPYTGLRVGLVTAAAFGSTLGVPVHGLCTLDGLAYAAGLDQPFAVATDARRKEVYWARYADSRTRLTEPAVDRPADIAAELAGLPVVGAGGALYPDAFPDTRTPAHQSAAALASLAAERLAAGDTDGFLPPLPLYLRRPDAQVPKNYKVVTPR; encoded by the coding sequence GTGCTCCTGCTCGCCGTTGATACCGCCACCCCCGCCGTCACCGTCGCCCTGCACGACGGTGTCTCCGTCCTCGCCGCCGAGAGTCAGGTCGACGCGCGCCGGCACGGGGAGCTGCTGCTGCCCGCCGTCGACCGTGTGCTCGCCGGGGCCGGTCTCGCGCTCGGCGCCGTGACGGACCTGGTCGTCGGCGTGGGCCCCGGCCCGTACACCGGACTGCGCGTCGGCCTCGTCACCGCCGCCGCCTTCGGCTCGACCCTCGGGGTGCCGGTCCACGGGCTGTGCACGCTGGACGGACTCGCGTACGCCGCCGGACTCGACCAGCCCTTCGCGGTGGCGACGGACGCGCGCCGCAAGGAGGTCTACTGGGCGCGGTACGCGGACTCCCGTACGCGGCTGACCGAGCCCGCCGTCGACCGGCCCGCCGACATCGCTGCCGAGCTGGCCGGACTGCCGGTCGTCGGGGCGGGCGGCGCGCTCTACCCGGACGCGTTCCCCGACACCCGTACCCCCGCGCACCAGTCGGCCGCCGCGCTCGCGTCCCTGGCCGCGGAGAGACTCGCGGCGGGCGACACCGACGGATTCCTGCCGCCGCTGCCGCTCTATCTGCGCCGCCCCGACGCGCAGGTGCCCAAGAACTACAAGGTGGTCACTCCCCGGTGA